The following are encoded in a window of Mycteria americana isolate JAX WOST 10 ecotype Jacksonville Zoo and Gardens unplaced genomic scaffold, USCA_MyAme_1.0 Scaffold_135, whole genome shotgun sequence genomic DNA:
- the LOC142403209 gene encoding uncharacterized protein LOC142403209 has protein sequence MPAAWDAGIADRARWSRCGHPCRRWPPLLCPPPAAGLAAGRAKARRGPLPEVGSGQHVPILVGTARGRPRLREPPAMSPKRCRGSAAPQPEHGRSPRGQGRAEGQPAPPGGGEAEAGGRGRGGRKRKETVVRQRASAGEHPNICVECGKSFAQSSALLAHRRSHGGEKPFACLDCGKSFGLSANLMRHRRAHAGGSPQSCRDCGKEVGAAATSPAPRTHTGQKPYKCVDCGKSFGRPNQPPASPPGRRRRRDGLGGEKPPAVAIPNTCAECWQSFSQNSDLVKHMRIHTGEKPYACPHCGKRFNVSSNLIRHQRIHTGEKPYACTDCGKSFTDKSTLTQHRRIHTGEKPYACAYCGKSFSRSSHHKRHQRTHAGQNPVSLLPLWPYPSQPC, from the exons ATGCCAGCCGCCTGGGATGCCGGCATCGCCGACCGGGCCCGCTGGTCCCGCTGCGGGCACCCTTGCCGAAGGTGGCCCCCTCTGCTCTGTCCCCCTCCGGCAGCGGGTCTGGCCGCGGGCAGGGCGAAGGCAAGAAGGGGGCCCCTCCCCGAAGTGGGGTCCGGGCAGCACGTCCCCATCCTG GTGGGGACGGCACGGGGACGCCCCCGGCTCAGGGAGCCCCCCGCCATGTCGCCGAAGCGCTGCAGAGGCTCCGCGGCCCCCCAGCCTGAGCACGGCAGGTCCCCGAGGGGCCAGGGCCGGGCGGAGGGGCAGCCAGCCCCCCCGGGTGGCGGGGAGGCcgaggcgggcggccgcgggcgtGGGGGGCGGAAGCGCAAGGAGACGGTCGTGCGGCAGCGGGCGTCGGCCGGGGAGCACCCCAACATCTGTGTGGAGTGCGGCAAGAGCTTCGCGCAGAGCTCGGCGCTGCTGGCACACCGGCGCAGCCACGGCGGGGAGAAGCCCTTCGCCTGCCTCGACTGCGGCAAGAGCTTCGGCCTCAGTGCCAACCTGATGCGGCACCGGCGTGCCCACGCTGGCGGGAGCCCGCAGAGCTGCCGGGACtgtgggaaggaggtgggggctgctgccaccagcccagccccacgcacccacACCGGCCAGAAGCCCTACAAGTGTGTCGACTGCGGGAAGAGCTTTGGCCGCCCCAAtcagccccccgccagccccccaggGAGGCGCCGGCGGCGGGATGGCCTTGGTGGGGAGAAGCCACCGGCCGTGGCCATCCCCAACACCTGCGCCGAgtgctggcagagcttcagccaGAACTCCGACCTGGTGAAGCACATGCGCAtccacaccggggagaagccctacGCCTGCCCCCACTGCGGGAAGCGCTTCAACGTCAGCTCCAACCTCATCCGCCACCAGCGCAtccacaccggggagaagccctacGCCTGCACCGACTGCGGGAAAAGCTTCACCGACAAGTCCACCCTCACCCAGCACCGCCGCAtccacaccggggagaagccctATGCCTGCGCCTACTGCGGCAAGAGCTTCAGCCGCAGCTCCCACCACAAGCGGCACCAGCGAACCCATGCAGGGCAAAACCCCGTCTCTCTGTTGCCCCTCTGGCCCtaccccagccagccctgctag
- the LOC142403211 gene encoding uncharacterized protein LOC142403211, whose translation MRGGGGGLGFLGQRRRRRLHCPRGRGGSGGSGTGAGAERERSRAGAAPGPSPSPGAGGSTDPPRPGLCPSAGTGGLSAPPAQEPGVSPPPPAGTGRLTAPSPTQRRYRRSHPPPRRYRGSDTLPLAAGTRGLAPPPPPRGYRGSPPPPPPPLQLLGSRPPRGGAQQDAVHGVTAPSLAMSPRKAKRAGGQPPEGATVAAAVAAPPRASLGIRKRKDFVAQPGGRAEESPNICVECGQSFAQSSGLASHRRSHAAPRPHRCPDCGKSFGVSSSLSRHRRIHTGEKPFACPDCGKSFSDKSNLTQHRRVHTGEKPYRCGDCGKSFSRSSHRKKHLRHLPAGKRPSRCGAQPRDGVAGSGSGPAKARRKASALNTCGECWQSFGQNADLVKHMRIHTGEKPFQCGHCGKRFSVSSNLFRHRRIHTGEKPYACADCGKSFTDKSTLTQHRRTHTGEKPYVCGVCGKGFSHSSHHKRHEKIHKGERPNLCSECGKSFLHGSDLVNHQRIHTGAKPFVCDDCGKSFRQSSTLITHRRIHTGEAPYACGYCGKSFRVSSNFVRHRRIHTGEKPYHCPACGKSFTDKSTLTQHQRTHTGEKPYRCADCGKSFSRSSHRKRHLRNPPAKGRGRCARRGPEPPPTKAKEAKGGKKPLATEVPNTCAECWQSFGQSSDLVKHMRIHTGEKPFACPHCGKRFSVSSNLTRHRRIHTGEKPYACADCGKSFTDKSTLTQHRRTHTGEKPYACAYCGKSFSRSSHHKRHERTHAGEAPDALLPLWPCPAQGF comes from the exons atgcgggggggcggcggggggttGGGCTTCCTGggtcagcgccgccgccgccgcctccattgtccgcggggccgcggcggcagcggcgggagcgggacgggagcgggagcggagcgggagcggagccgggcgggggcagcccccggccccagccccagccccggggcgggcggcagcaccgaccccccccgccccggcctctGCCCCAGCGCAGGTACCGGGGGTCTCTCGGCCCCCCCAGCGCAGGAGCCGGGggtgtcacctcccccccccgCGGGTACCGGGCGTCTCACTgccccctcccccacccagcGCAGGTACCGGCGGTCTCACCCACCCCCGCGCAGGTACCGGGGGTCTGACACCCTCCCCCTCGCCGCAGGAACCAGGGGTCTcgccccaccccctcccccccgaggGTACCGGGggtctccgccccccccccccccccccctacagCTACTGGGGTCTCGccctccccgggggggggctCAGCAGGATGCGGTGCATGGGGTGACGGCCCCATCCCTGGCCATGTCCCCCCGCAAGGCCAagcgggccggggggcagccccccgagGGGGCGACGGTGGCAGCGGCGgtggcagcccccccccgggcctcCCTGGGGATCCGCAAGCGCAAGGACTTCGTGGCGCagccgggggggcgggcggaggagAGCCCCAACATCTGCGTGGAGTGCGGGCAGAGCTTCGCCCAGAGCTCTGGCCTCGCCAGCCACCGCCGCAGCcacgcggccccgcggccccaccGCTGCCCCGACTGCGGCAAGAGCTTCGGCGTCAGCTCCAGCCTCAGCCGCCACCGCCGCATCCACACCGGCGAGAAGCCCTTTGCTTGCCCCGACTGCGGCAAGAGCTTCAGCGACAAGTCCAACCTCACCCAGCACCGCCGCGtccacaccggggagaagccctacCGCTGCGGTGACTGCGGCAAGAGCTTCAGCCGCAGCTCCCACCGCAAGAAGCACCTGCGGCACCTCCCAGCCGGCAAGCGTCCATCGCGCTGCGGTGCCCAGCCACGGGACGGGGtggccggcagcggcagcgggccGGCCAAGGCGCGGCGGAAGGCGTCGGCGCTCAACACGTGCGGTGAGTGCTGGCAGAGCTTCGGCCAGAACGCCGACCTGGTGAAGCACATGCGCAtccacaccggggagaagccctTCCAGTGCGGCCACTGCGGGAAGCGCTTCAGCGTCAGCTCCAACCTCTTCCGCCACCGCCGCAtccacaccggggagaagccctacGCCTGTGCCgactgcgggaagagcttcacCGACAAGTCCACCCTCACCCAGCACCGCCGCACCcacaccggggagaagccctacGTCTGCGGCGTCTGCGGAAAGGGCTTCAGCCACAGCTCCCACCACAAGCGCCACGAGAAGATCCA CAAGGGCGAGCGGCCGAATTTGTGCTCTGAGTGCGGGAAGAGCTTCCTGCACGGCTCGGACCTGGTGAACCACCAGCGCATCCACACCGGTGCCAAACCCTTTGTCTGCGACGACTGTGGCAAGAGCTTCCGGCAGAGTTCGACGCTCATCACCCACCGGCGCATCCACACCGGCGAGGCGCCCTACGCCTGTGGCTACTGTGGCAAGAGCTTCCGCGTCAGCTCCAACTTCGTCCGACACCGGCGCATCCACACCGGCGAGAAGCCCTACCACTGCCCCGCCTGCGGCAAGAGCTTCACCGACAAGTCCACCCTCACCCAGCACCAGCGCACCCACACCGGCGAGAAGCCCTACCGCTGCGCCGACTGCGGCAAGAGCTTCAGCCGCAGCTCCCACCGCAAGCGGCACCTCCGCAACCCCCCCGCCAAGGGCCGCGGGCGATGTGCCCGCCGCGGCCCCGAGCCACCCCCCACCAAGGCCAAGGAGGCCAAGGGCGGGAAGAAGCCGCTGGCCACCGAGGTCCCCAACACCTGCGCCGAGTGCTGGCAGAGCTTCGGCCAGAGCTCCGACCTGGTGAAGCACATGCGCAtccacaccggggagaagccctTCGCCTGCCCCCACTGCGGGAAGCGCTTCAGCGTCAGCTCCAACCTCACCCGCCACCGCCGCATCCACACTGGGGAGAAGCCCTACGCCTGTGCCgactgcgggaagagcttcacCGACAAGTCCACCCTCACCCAGCACCGCCGCACCcacaccggggagaagccctacGCCTGCGCCTACTGCGGCAAGAGCTTCAGCCGCAGCTCCCACCACAAGCGCCACGAGCGGACCCACGCCGGGGAGGCCCCCGACGCCCTTCTGCCCctctggccctgcccagcccagggctTCTAA